One Nostoc sp. UHCC 0302 DNA window includes the following coding sequences:
- a CDS encoding ROK family protein — MVNSQVIGIDVGGTAIKLGRFYQDGTCLQSLSVATPQPATPEAVLAVMVDAIAQIDPNDQAVAIGVGTPGPADAIGRVAKIAINLPGWLDVPLADWLEAKTGKPTVIGNDANCAGLGEAWLGAGRSFQNLILLTLGTGVGGAIILDGKLFVGHQGAAGELGLITFNHEGPICNSGNHGSLEQYASVTAIRRRTLKEPAELGALAQAGDTEALTFWHNYGEHLGIGLTSLLYVLTPEAIVIGGGISGSFEFFLPAVKAEIEKRVMPTSRAGLQILPAELGNFAGIVGAAKLAWQHHSGF; from the coding sequence TTGGTGAATTCCCAAGTAATTGGTATTGATGTCGGGGGAACAGCGATTAAGCTGGGGCGATTCTATCAAGATGGTACTTGCTTGCAGTCTTTGAGTGTAGCAACTCCCCAACCAGCTACACCAGAGGCGGTGCTAGCAGTAATGGTAGATGCGATCGCCCAAATAGATCCAAATGATCAAGCTGTGGCCATTGGTGTTGGAACTCCAGGCCCTGCTGATGCCATAGGACGGGTTGCGAAAATCGCCATTAATTTACCAGGATGGCTTGATGTGCCTTTGGCAGATTGGTTAGAAGCCAAAACTGGCAAGCCTACTGTCATCGGTAATGATGCTAACTGCGCCGGGTTGGGAGAAGCTTGGTTAGGTGCAGGTCGTTCCTTTCAAAATCTGATTCTGCTGACTTTAGGGACTGGGGTTGGTGGTGCAATTATCCTTGATGGCAAATTATTTGTTGGACATCAAGGAGCAGCTGGAGAATTGGGTTTAATTACCTTTAACCATGAAGGCCCAATATGTAATAGTGGCAATCATGGCTCTTTGGAACAGTATGCCTCAGTTACTGCAATTCGCCGTCGTACTCTCAAGGAACCCGCTGAATTAGGCGCACTTGCCCAAGCGGGAGATACTGAAGCCTTGACTTTTTGGCATAACTATGGTGAGCATTTGGGTATTGGTTTGACGAGTTTGCTTTATGTGCTGACCCCAGAAGCGATCGTGATTGGTGGTGGTATCAGTGGCAGCTTTGAGTTTTTCTTACCAGCGGTGAAGGCAGAAATTGAAAAGCGAGTCATGCCGACATCACGCGCAGGTTTACAAATCTTGCCAGCGGAGTTAGGTAATTTTGCTGGGATAGTGGGTGCAGCAAAATTAGCGTGGCAACATCATTCGGGATTTTAG
- a CDS encoding GNAT family N-acetyltransferase: MSAIITRERPDTFDAISLITELEALLEPLYPPESRHGFSIDKLLAEDVAFFLLYTNKTPACCGGIKLVGHEYGEIKRMYVRPQFRGLGFAKLMLNHLADYAHAHNITLLRLETGVYQREAIGLYERLGFYRIPPFAPYTDDPLSLCYEKRLT, translated from the coding sequence ATGTCAGCCATTATTACAAGGGAACGCCCAGATACGTTCGATGCCATCAGCTTGATTACAGAGTTGGAAGCCCTTCTGGAACCCCTTTATCCTCCTGAAAGTCGTCACGGGTTCAGTATCGACAAGTTGCTTGCCGAGGATGTAGCATTTTTCCTGCTGTATACAAACAAGACGCCAGCGTGTTGTGGCGGCATTAAATTGGTAGGCCATGAATATGGTGAGATCAAGCGGATGTATGTGCGTCCACAATTCCGTGGATTAGGGTTCGCGAAGTTGATGCTCAATCATTTGGCAGACTATGCTCATGCTCACAACATCACGTTGCTGCGCTTAGAAACTGGAGTTTACCAACGAGAAGCAATTGGGCTTTACGAGCGACTTGGCTTTTACCGCATTCCCCCGTTTGCTCCCTATACTGACGATCCACTCAGCCTGTGCTATGAGAAGCGGCTTACATGA
- a CDS encoding ABC transporter permease, giving the protein MTITKRQLPTFLRFSQNLNLSQQLMLIGLAMTLFFIFIAFFAPVFQALGWLQNPEDFLSNPIQNSPSAKHWFGTSRLGYDVFSRTVFGAQAALLVVVLATALSMFIGVPLGMVSGYLGGKLDKVLLFIMDSIYTLPGLLLSVTLAFVVGRGILNAAIAISIAYIPQYYRVVRNHTISVKTEVFIEAAQAMGASTWIVLSRYLFFNVIQSVPVLFTLNAADAILVLGGLGFLGLGLPEEVPEWGHDLRQALEALPTGIWWTTLFPGLAMTLMVVGLSLLGEGLNEFVNPRLRRENSIRK; this is encoded by the coding sequence ATGACCATCACAAAACGGCAACTGCCAACATTTTTACGTTTTTCCCAAAATTTAAATCTTTCGCAGCAACTTATGCTTATAGGGTTAGCCATGACCCTATTTTTCATCTTCATTGCATTCTTTGCTCCTGTATTTCAGGCTTTAGGATGGCTCCAAAACCCTGAAGATTTCTTATCTAACCCAATTCAAAACTCACCTTCAGCTAAACATTGGTTTGGTACTAGCCGACTGGGTTATGACGTGTTTTCGCGCACAGTGTTCGGCGCTCAAGCTGCTTTGCTAGTAGTGGTTTTAGCAACAGCGCTGAGTATGTTTATTGGTGTGCCTTTGGGCATGGTGAGTGGCTATCTCGGCGGTAAGTTAGATAAGGTTTTGCTATTTATTATGGATAGCATCTACACCTTACCAGGGCTGCTGTTGTCTGTGACACTGGCGTTTGTGGTAGGACGTGGAATATTAAATGCTGCGATCGCTATCAGCATTGCTTACATCCCCCAATACTACCGCGTTGTCCGCAACCACACTATTAGTGTCAAAACTGAAGTATTCATCGAAGCGGCTCAAGCAATGGGCGCTTCTACTTGGATTGTGCTTTCTCGATATCTATTTTTCAACGTTATTCAAAGCGTACCTGTACTATTTACCCTTAACGCCGCCGATGCAATTCTAGTGTTGGGCGGTTTAGGTTTTTTAGGGTTAGGACTTCCAGAAGAAGTGCCAGAATGGGGACACGATTTAAGACAGGCTCTAGAAGCGCTACCCACGGGCATTTGGTGGACTACGCTTTTCCCTGGTTTAGCGATGACATTAATGGTTGTAGGGTTATCATTACTGGGTGAGGGGTTAAACGAATTTGTCAATCCCCGATTACGGCGAGAAAATAGTATTCGAAAATAG
- a CDS encoding XisH family protein has product MSAKDVFHEVVKKALQKDGWQITHDPLSISVGGVNLSIDLAAEKLIAAEREGEKIAVEVKSFLEKSSAISEFHTALGQFINYRGALRRRQPERVLYLAVPLTTYKTFFQLDFPQAMIEENQVKMIIYDVEQEVIFKWIN; this is encoded by the coding sequence ATGTCTGCTAAAGATGTCTTTCATGAAGTTGTAAAAAAAGCTTTGCAGAAGGATGGTTGGCAGATTACTCATGACCCTCTCTCAATTAGCGTGGGTGGTGTAAATTTATCTATTGATTTAGCTGCTGAAAAACTCATTGCAGCAGAACGGGAAGGAGAAAAAATTGCTGTTGAAGTTAAAAGTTTTTTAGAGAAATCATCTGCAATCTCAGAATTTCATACAGCATTGGGACAGTTCATCAACTATAGAGGCGCATTAAGGCGACGACAGCCAGAGCGTGTTTTGTATTTAGCAGTACCTTTGACAACTTATAAAACATTTTTTCAACTTGATTTTCCCCAAGCCATGATTGAAGAGAATCAAGTCAAAATGATTATTTATGATGTAGAACAAGAGGTTATTTTCAAATGGATAAACTAG
- a CDS encoding DUF2887 domain-containing protein — protein MAKLFIETPTKATSLAQQLITQARENFTDENLQKKVIAFIQAIVFYKFPNLALEEIEAMLDLDAFKNTRLYESILAKTKPETELETKLKLVPKLTQKSMSIQEIAELLELDTEIIRKYLQEES, from the coding sequence ATTGCTAAACTATTTATAGAAACACCTACAAAAGCTACTTCCTTAGCCCAACAGCTAATCACTCAGGCAAGAGAAAACTTCACCGATGAAAATCTTCAAAAGAAAGTGATAGCATTTATCCAAGCCATTGTATTTTATAAGTTTCCCAATCTTGCTTTAGAGGAAATTGAAGCCATGCTTGATTTAGATGCATTCAAAAATACTCGGTTGTACGAGAGTATCTTAGCAAAGACAAAGCCGGAAACAGAACTAGAAACAAAATTGAAATTAGTCCCAAAACTTACTCAGAAAAGTATGAGTATTCAAGAAATAGCAGAACTGCTAGAACTAGATACTGAAATTATCAGAAAATATCTGCAAGAAGAGTCTTAG
- a CDS encoding DUF4327 family protein — protein MTQQVIHPMVKLQRNVQSLVESNIIKPSDSIWKIALLYGNEWQYWKQELLDFGFSMQDPISELLTVEAWDEE, from the coding sequence ATGACTCAGCAAGTAATTCACCCAATGGTGAAATTGCAGCGTAACGTGCAATCACTCGTGGAATCGAATATTATCAAGCCATCTGATAGTATCTGGAAAATTGCCTTACTCTACGGCAATGAATGGCAGTACTGGAAACAGGAACTGCTGGACTTTGGTTTTAGTATGCAAGACCCAATTAGCGAATTGCTAACTGTAGAAGCTTGGGATGAAGAGTAG
- a CDS encoding Uma2 family endonuclease, with protein sequence MSLTITDLEQLQTEYPEWQMELVEGKIIVSSPSDYEAAEIGSRLVAFLNIWVMSRKLGRVTGFSAGFILPNIEEDDPEKRNLRSPDVSFIKADRLKKTKRDFVELVPELMVEIKSKSDRIKPLEEKIQLFLQLGSVVGILIDPDKLTVTVYRLNQAPVMLQNGNTLTLPDLLPSWELAVSELWPPEFE encoded by the coding sequence ATATCCCTCACCATTACAGACTTAGAGCAACTACAAACTGAGTATCCTGAATGGCAGATGGAACTGGTAGAGGGAAAAATTATAGTTTCAAGCCCATCAGATTACGAGGCGGCTGAGATTGGCTCTCGCTTGGTAGCATTTTTGAATATCTGGGTAATGTCGCGTAAGCTAGGACGAGTGACTGGCTTTAGTGCAGGTTTCATCCTACCTAATATAGAAGAGGACGACCCTGAAAAAAGAAATTTGCGATCGCCTGATGTGTCTTTTATAAAAGCTGATCGGCTTAAGAAAACTAAGCGCGACTTTGTGGAATTAGTTCCAGAACTGATGGTTGAGATTAAATCTAAAAGCGACAGGATTAAACCGCTAGAAGAGAAAATTCAGCTATTCTTGCAACTTGGTTCTGTAGTCGGCATACTGATTGACCCTGACAAATTGACAGTAACGGTTTACCGACTAAACCAAGCTCCAGTGATGTTGCAGAATGGAAACACGCTTACACTACCGGATTTGCTACCAAGTTGGGAACTGGCAGTATCAGAACTGTGGCCACCTGAGTTTGAATAA
- a CDS encoding FkbM family methyltransferase: MNFNPVSADDYLKHINKCFPAINAKVLLKITLILAHIPWDNPSSSDDWNNLGVVALWEADKCIDNLVLRTVYLEMAFEAFNQGFSIDSHQLCTAHIALIYNIIGEKQKAIEIAIETFINTLQPAYTASEKNSSCLIYISSCNTKLSDHDLNSFERIFLSNNYDKALFLLIQIICDSQIAFYTAVNRRFLHLASQLSPTSVDVGLKLGISSLMSGELEGILYLHKSRKIAPNDAPILQALHLAYRDLDQIEVAHYWQEVASQFYQSNSPSLEWQWTQLAVDSLFTYVPFESNLTMAVEPSLHSIATSVLIAEQDWFEKEMEFWRNSIKPGMTVIDVGANVGVYTFSAALKVGSEGRVLAVEPFSGCVRCLQETCRINQLSWVKVCAGAASDRNGIVKLLLHSANELNQVISSDAAENMSSESFEEATCFTLDSLIEQENIERVDFLKIDAEGHEMAVLTGSQKLLTQFAPVILYENIAGSQGSNVEVAQYLADKGYELFHYQPYTQKLIEVDSVKDFQEQLNLIAFPPHKATGLKS, translated from the coding sequence ATGAACTTTAATCCTGTCTCTGCTGATGACTATCTAAAACACATTAATAAGTGCTTTCCAGCTATTAACGCTAAGGTTTTATTAAAAATAACTTTAATTTTGGCACATATTCCTTGGGATAATCCTAGCTCTTCAGATGATTGGAATAACTTAGGAGTAGTAGCGTTGTGGGAGGCAGATAAATGTATTGATAATTTAGTTTTGCGAACAGTCTACCTGGAAATGGCTTTTGAGGCATTTAATCAGGGTTTTAGCATAGATAGTCATCAGCTTTGTACTGCTCATATTGCTTTAATTTATAACATTATTGGAGAAAAGCAAAAAGCAATAGAGATAGCAATCGAAACTTTTATAAATACTCTTCAGCCAGCTTATACAGCTTCTGAAAAAAATTCTTCTTGCTTAATATATATATCTTCTTGTAATACAAAATTATCTGACCATGATTTAAACTCATTTGAAAGGATTTTCTTGAGTAATAATTATGATAAAGCTCTTTTTTTATTAATCCAGATAATATGCGATTCACAGATAGCTTTTTATACTGCTGTGAACCGTCGTTTTTTACATCTAGCTTCTCAACTTTCCCCAACTTCAGTTGATGTTGGGTTAAAGCTGGGAATATCTAGTTTAATGTCTGGAGAACTGGAAGGAATTTTATATTTACATAAATCCAGGAAGATAGCGCCGAATGACGCACCTATTCTTCAGGCGCTGCACCTAGCTTACCGAGATTTAGACCAGATAGAAGTTGCACATTACTGGCAAGAAGTGGCGAGTCAATTTTATCAATCAAATTCCCCATCTCTAGAGTGGCAATGGACACAATTAGCAGTGGATAGCCTGTTTACTTATGTGCCTTTTGAAAGTAATTTAACAATGGCAGTTGAGCCAAGCTTGCATAGTATTGCTACCAGCGTGTTAATTGCTGAACAAGACTGGTTTGAGAAAGAAATGGAGTTTTGGCGCAACAGTATTAAACCTGGGATGACAGTGATTGATGTCGGTGCTAATGTTGGAGTTTATACTTTTAGCGCTGCTTTAAAAGTTGGGTCTGAGGGGCGAGTGTTAGCAGTTGAGCCTTTCTCAGGTTGTGTACGTTGTTTACAAGAAACCTGTAGAATTAATCAATTGTCATGGGTTAAAGTTTGTGCCGGAGCAGCGAGCGATCGCAATGGCATTGTAAAATTATTACTACATTCTGCTAACGAACTTAACCAGGTGATTTCTAGTGATGCAGCAGAAAATATGTCTTCAGAGTCTTTTGAGGAAGCCACCTGTTTTACTTTAGATAGTCTGATTGAGCAAGAAAACATTGAGAGGGTGGATTTTCTCAAAATAGATGCAGAAGGTCATGAAATGGCGGTTCTTACTGGTAGTCAAAAATTACTTACTCAGTTTGCCCCAGTCATTTTATATGAAAATATTGCAGGTAGCCAAGGCAGTAATGTCGAGGTTGCACAGTATTTAGCTGATAAAGGATATGAACTATTTCACTATCAACCTTATACACAAAAACTGATAGAAGTAGATTCAGTTAAAGATTTTCAAGAACAGCTAAATCTCATTGCTTTTCCGCCCCATAAAGCAACAGGATTAAAGTCCTGA
- a CDS encoding DUF2887 domain-containing protein — protein sequence MPLIASMKTDVIFYELIKELPQIFFEIIDQPDTNPNIYTFIAPEIKQQSFHFDG from the coding sequence TTGCCATTAATAGCATCAATGAAAACAGATGTGATTTTTTATGAACTTATTAAGGAACTACCACAGATATTTTTTGAAATAATTGATCAACCTGATACTAATCCCAACATCTACACATTTATTGCACCTGAAATCAAACAACAATCATTTCATTTTGACGGTTGA
- a CDS encoding type IV pilin-like G/H family protein, which yields MKTELKAKFLQHILGKKKENEGFTLIELLVVIIIIGILSAIALPSFLNQANKAKQVEAKTTVGAMNRAQQAYYLENNSFAGKDDFGKLGLGVKTQTENYTYGIRDASTTMVTNYAQLKVDKSPLKVYLGGVGVSTVKATSEATTVALLCESDLPGNNADAKKADESFDATNIPADGTATKCHNGYTSLAK from the coding sequence ATGAAAACCGAATTAAAAGCTAAGTTCCTCCAACACATCCTCGGCAAAAAGAAAGAAAACGAAGGTTTTACACTTATTGAACTATTAGTTGTAATTATCATCATTGGTATTTTGTCTGCCATCGCTCTACCTTCTTTCCTTAACCAAGCTAACAAAGCCAAACAAGTTGAAGCAAAAACAACTGTTGGTGCAATGAACAGAGCGCAGCAAGCTTACTATCTGGAAAATAATAGTTTTGCTGGAAAGGATGATTTCGGTAAGTTAGGACTAGGGGTCAAAACACAAACTGAAAATTATACATATGGCATTAGGGATGCTAGCACAACTATGGTGACCAATTATGCACAACTTAAAGTCGACAAAAGTCCCCTCAAAGTCTATCTTGGTGGCGTAGGGGTATCAACTGTTAAAGCTACAAGTGAAGCAACGACTGTAGCTTTATTATGTGAATCAGACCTGCCTGGAAATAATGCAGATGCCAAAAAAGCTGATGAATCATTTGATGCTACTAATATCCCAGCAGATGGTACTGCCACAAAATGTCACAATGGATATACTTCTTTGGCTAAGTAA
- a CDS encoding O-linked N-acetylglucosamine transferase, SPINDLY family protein, whose product MISNIMSFQPEGYQKLIAGEYAQAVSLYEQAIADEPEVISHYWYLGLSLLLQGKEAEAQMTWMLAIAEVEEEKIQFHTTELIKILQIEAERQEHIEEFSISWLIHQHIREINPSDINNLLNTIQLSIQLNNFDGAHLNDLGIIQLLNSKEIANLNLDLLNQVLQQVLDTQPLHLSYLDLVEACLPYFANPHQGFCILLPAAIKIGHTFKQPKLAAQILELYLRLDPEELETLRHLAIFYQDSQNYTLGIEKAKLCYSLSQKLADKIFALHLVLRGLMSAGGYWEEICSISQELECVLQEFIKAQPLVVDEVRTLRLLTPSFALPHIKDSPADFRKIHNQVAQIFQNNIQAIAHEETERYSRRIINNQSSGISTKPLKIGYISYALRRHSVGWLARWLIQHHNRDKFEIYNYSVSYKLVDDFLQEWYVNQSSKARKLGINAFEIAEQIYEDEIDILVDLDSITLDISSEVMALKPAPIQVTWLGWDASGIPAIDYFIADPYVLPNSAQDYYTEKIWRLPHTYIAVDGFEVDVPTLRRDKLNIPSDAVIYLSAQRGYKRHPETTRWQMKIIKEVPNSYFLIKGDAEEEAIKQFFYKIAEEEGVECSRLRFLPQDPSEAIHRANLTIADVVLDTYPYNGATTTLETLWMGIPLVTRVGQQFAARNSYTMMMNAGITEGIAWTDEEYIEWGVRLGKDEALRQQVVLKLKASRQTAPLWNGKQFTHDMEKAYEQMWQKYIEGK is encoded by the coding sequence ATGATTAGTAATATCATGAGTTTTCAGCCAGAAGGTTATCAAAAGTTAATTGCAGGTGAATATGCTCAAGCAGTATCTCTATATGAACAAGCAATTGCTGATGAACCTGAAGTAATTTCCCATTACTGGTATCTAGGACTAAGCCTACTATTACAAGGGAAAGAAGCAGAAGCACAAATGACTTGGATGCTAGCAATAGCAGAAGTTGAAGAAGAAAAAATCCAATTTCACACAACAGAATTAATTAAAATTCTACAAATAGAGGCAGAACGACAAGAGCATATCGAAGAATTTTCTATATCCTGGCTAATCCATCAGCACATCAGAGAAATTAATCCTTCTGATATCAACAACCTATTAAATACTATTCAATTGTCCATCCAATTAAATAATTTTGATGGCGCACATTTAAATGATTTGGGTATTATCCAATTATTAAACTCCAAAGAAATTGCAAATTTAAATTTAGATTTATTAAATCAAGTTTTACAACAAGTTCTTGACACTCAGCCTTTACATCTATCATATCTAGACTTAGTAGAAGCTTGTTTACCTTACTTTGCAAATCCACATCAAGGCTTCTGCATACTTTTACCTGCGGCAATTAAAATTGGTCATACATTCAAGCAGCCTAAACTAGCAGCGCAAATTTTAGAATTGTATTTGCGCTTAGACCCAGAAGAACTAGAAACTTTACGACATTTAGCTATTTTTTATCAAGATTCTCAAAACTATACACTGGGAATCGAAAAGGCTAAATTGTGTTATTCTCTCTCACAAAAATTAGCTGATAAAATATTTGCCCTTCATTTAGTTCTACGTGGATTAATGTCTGCTGGCGGATATTGGGAAGAAATATGCTCAATCAGCCAAGAGTTAGAATGTGTGCTACAAGAATTTATCAAAGCGCAGCCACTTGTAGTAGATGAAGTTAGGACTCTACGTTTACTTACGCCATCCTTTGCATTACCACATATTAAAGACAGTCCAGCAGATTTTAGAAAAATTCATAATCAAGTAGCGCAAATATTCCAGAATAATATTCAAGCTATAGCTCATGAGGAGACAGAGCGTTACTCGCGGCGGATTATAAATAATCAAAGTTCAGGAATTTCCACCAAACCCTTAAAAATTGGATATATATCTTATGCCTTAAGAAGGCATTCTGTAGGCTGGCTAGCTCGCTGGCTAATACAGCATCATAATCGAGATAAATTTGAAATTTATAACTATTCAGTTAGCTATAAACTAGTAGATGATTTTTTGCAAGAATGGTATGTAAATCAATCATCTAAGGCTCGAAAATTAGGAATTAATGCTTTTGAAATTGCTGAACAAATATATGAAGATGAAATCGATATTTTAGTAGACCTAGATAGTATAACCCTAGATATTAGCAGTGAAGTGATGGCACTCAAGCCAGCACCAATTCAAGTTACTTGGCTCGGTTGGGATGCTTCAGGTATACCTGCAATTGATTACTTTATTGCTGATCCTTATGTATTACCAAATTCAGCACAAGATTATTATACAGAGAAAATTTGGCGATTACCCCATACTTATATAGCCGTTGATGGTTTTGAAGTGGATGTACCTACACTACGTCGAGATAAGTTAAATATTCCTAGTGATGCTGTAATCTATCTCAGCGCTCAACGTGGATATAAACGTCACCCTGAAACGACAAGATGGCAAATGAAAATAATCAAAGAAGTCCCAAATAGCTACTTCTTGATTAAAGGTGACGCTGAAGAAGAAGCGATTAAACAGTTTTTCTACAAAATAGCTGAAGAAGAGGGTGTGGAGTGTTCCAGGCTGCGATTTTTGCCTCAAGATCCCTCTGAAGCTATCCACAGAGCGAATTTAACAATTGCTGATGTTGTATTAGATACATATCCCTATAATGGAGCTACTACAACCCTAGAAACCCTTTGGATGGGTATCCCGTTAGTAACCAGAGTTGGACAGCAATTTGCAGCTCGTAATAGTTACACCATGATGATGAATGCGGGTATTACAGAAGGTATTGCTTGGACTGATGAAGAATATATAGAGTGGGGTGTGCGCTTAGGGAAAGATGAAGCTTTACGCCAGCAGGTGGTTTTGAAGCTGAAAGCATCTCGACAAACAGCACCCCTGTGGAATGGTAAGCAGTTTACCCATGATATGGAAAAGGCTTACGAACAGATGTGGCAAAAGTATATTGAGGGAAAATAA
- a CDS encoding putative toxin-antitoxin system toxin component, PIN family — translation MKVVIDTNVLVSAVLKGRVTRAVIQFIVDHPDWEWIASEAIVMEYKAVLSRSKFKLTDQVKTEWFEIIDTLITLIDVNLEIDFPRDRQDAKFLACAMASEADFLITGDSDFNQAQSLVNTTIISVSLFNRLVCDLGE, via the coding sequence ATGAAAGTTGTTATTGACACAAATGTTTTAGTTTCTGCTGTCCTTAAGGGTAGAGTAACAAGAGCAGTTATTCAGTTTATTGTTGATCATCCCGATTGGGAATGGATAGCTTCTGAAGCAATTGTTATGGAATATAAGGCTGTGTTAAGTCGCAGTAAGTTTAAATTGACAGATCAAGTTAAAACGGAATGGTTTGAAATTATTGATACATTGATAACGCTAATTGATGTTAATTTGGAAATTGACTTTCCTAGAGACAGACAAGATGCTAAGTTTTTAGCCTGTGCTATGGCTTCAGAGGCAGATTTTTTGATTACGGGTGATTCTGATTTTAATCAGGCACAAAGTTTAGTGAATACCACAATTATTTCTGTGTCTCTATTTAACAGGTTAGTTTGTGATCTAGGGGAGTAA
- the trxB gene encoding thioredoxin-disulfide reductase: protein MTNPTVENLVIIGSGPAGYTAAIYAGRANLKPVVFEGFQAGGLPGGQLMTTTEVENFPGFPQGITGPELMDKMKAQAERWGAELYTEDVISVDLSQRPFTVRSEEREVKTNSIIIATGATAKRLGLPNEHEFWSRGISACAICDGATPIFHGAELAVIGAGDSAAEESIYLTKYGSKVNMLVRTDKMRASKAMQDRVLSNPKIQVHWNTEAVDIYGNGHMEGVKVRNTKTGEESQLHVKGLFYAVGHTPNTSLFKGQLELDEVGYVVTKNGTVETSVEGVFAAGDVQDHEFRQAITAAGTGCMSAMLAERWLSSTGLIQEFHQKPETADNELEHQQAAKKTEAEEEAGFNLNATRHEGGYALRKLFHESDRPLLVKYVSPGCGPCHTLKPILNKVVDEFDGKIHFVEIDIDKDRDIAENANVTGTPTIQLFKNKELVKEVKGVKQKSEYRQLIESNL, encoded by the coding sequence ATGACTAACCCTACAGTAGAAAACTTAGTAATTATTGGTTCTGGGCCAGCAGGGTATACAGCTGCCATCTATGCCGGACGTGCTAACTTGAAACCCGTTGTATTTGAAGGTTTCCAAGCCGGGGGGTTACCTGGTGGACAACTTATGACAACGACGGAAGTAGAAAACTTTCCTGGGTTTCCCCAAGGTATTACCGGGCCGGAACTTATGGACAAGATGAAGGCTCAAGCAGAGCGTTGGGGGGCTGAGTTATATACTGAGGATGTGATCTCAGTTGACTTGAGCCAGCGCCCTTTTACCGTGCGCTCAGAAGAGAGAGAAGTAAAAACCAACAGTATTATCATTGCCACAGGTGCAACAGCAAAGCGTTTGGGCTTACCCAACGAACATGAATTTTGGAGTCGCGGTATTTCCGCTTGTGCGATTTGCGATGGTGCTACACCAATTTTTCACGGTGCAGAATTAGCTGTGATTGGTGCTGGCGACTCAGCAGCGGAAGAGTCAATTTACCTCACCAAGTACGGTTCTAAGGTAAATATGCTAGTACGCACCGATAAAATGCGGGCTTCTAAAGCTATGCAAGACCGAGTTTTAAGCAACCCCAAAATCCAGGTGCATTGGAACACAGAAGCCGTGGATATTTACGGTAACGGTCATATGGAAGGCGTGAAAGTCCGCAATACTAAAACTGGTGAAGAAAGCCAACTGCACGTCAAGGGTTTATTCTACGCCGTTGGTCACACTCCTAACACCTCTTTATTTAAAGGGCAACTAGAACTCGATGAAGTAGGTTACGTTGTCACCAAAAACGGTACTGTAGAAACGAGTGTAGAGGGTGTTTTCGCCGCTGGCGACGTGCAAGATCATGAGTTTCGCCAAGCCATTACAGCTGCTGGTACTGGCTGTATGTCAGCGATGTTAGCAGAACGTTGGTTGTCCTCCACGGGTTTGATTCAAGAATTCCATCAAAAACCAGAGACAGCAGATAATGAATTAGAACATCAGCAAGCCGCAAAGAAAACTGAAGCCGAGGAAGAAGCTGGGTTTAATTTGAATGCAACTCGCCATGAGGGAGGTTATGCTTTACGGAAATTATTCCACGAAAGCGATCGCCCGCTCCTTGTTAAATACGTCTCTCCTGGTTGCGGCCCTTGCCATACCCTCAAGCCAATATTAAATAAGGTAGTCGATGAATTTGACGGCAAAATTCACTTTGTGGAAATCGACATCGATAAAGACCGAGATATTGCTGAGAATGCTAATGTCACAGGAACACCGACAATTCAACTTTTCAAGAATAAGGAACTGGTGAAGGAAGTTAAAGGCGTGAAGCAAAAGAGTGAATATCGCCAATTGATTGAAAGTAATCTCTAA
- a CDS encoding XisI protein: MDKLAKYRKIVQQILQEYSEQKPAGGNIDIENIFDIERDHYQVVHVGWEGQDWVHSCIIHIDIKGEKIWLQWNGTEDDIAANLVTMGVPKEDIVLGFQSPFMRKFTEYAVG, encoded by the coding sequence ATGGATAAACTAGCCAAATATCGCAAGATTGTACAGCAGATATTACAGGAGTATAGTGAGCAAAAACCTGCTGGCGGCAATATAGATATTGAGAATATTTTTGATATAGAACGTGACCATTACCAAGTAGTCCATGTAGGCTGGGAGGGGCAAGATTGGGTACATAGTTGCATCATTCATATTGATATTAAGGGTGAAAAAATTTGGCTTCAGTGGAATGGTACAGAAGATGATATAGCAGCAAATTTGGTAACTATGGGAGTTCCTAAAGAGGATATTGTGTTAGGGTTTCAGTCTCCTTTCATGAGGAAGTTTACAGAATATGCAGTGGGTTAG